One genomic window of Xanthobacter dioxanivorans includes the following:
- a CDS encoding glutathione S-transferase N-terminal domain-containing protein: MPDLSAFPITRRWPAQHPERLQLYSLPTPNGVKVSIMLEEVGLPYEPHTINIGQNETWTPEFLSLNPNGKIPAIVDPDGPGGQPFGLFESGAILVYLAEKTGQFLPQDPARRYETLQWVFFQMASVGPMFGQLGFFHKFAGREIEDKRPLERYRAETRRLLGVLEGRLDGRDWMMGNDYTIADISLLGWVRNLIGFYGAGELVDYASLTHVPAWLERGLARPAVQRGLEIPARP; encoded by the coding sequence ATGCCCGATCTCTCCGCCTTCCCCATCACCCGGCGCTGGCCGGCGCAGCATCCGGAGCGGCTCCAGCTCTATTCGCTGCCGACGCCCAACGGGGTGAAGGTCTCGATCATGCTGGAGGAGGTGGGGCTGCCCTACGAGCCGCACACCATCAATATCGGGCAGAACGAGACCTGGACCCCCGAATTCCTGTCCCTCAACCCCAACGGCAAGATCCCCGCCATCGTCGATCCCGACGGACCGGGCGGGCAGCCGTTCGGCCTGTTCGAATCCGGTGCCATCCTCGTCTATCTGGCGGAGAAGACCGGGCAGTTCCTGCCGCAGGATCCGGCACGCCGCTACGAGACCCTGCAATGGGTCTTCTTCCAGATGGCGTCGGTGGGGCCCATGTTCGGGCAGCTCGGCTTCTTCCACAAGTTCGCCGGGCGCGAGATCGAGGACAAGCGGCCGCTGGAGCGCTACCGCGCCGAGACCCGGCGCCTGCTCGGCGTGCTCGAAGGCCGGCTCGACGGCCGCGACTGGATGATGGGGAACGACTACACCATCGCCGACATTTCCCTTCTCGGATGGGTGCGCAACCTCATCGGCTTCTACGGCGCCGGCGAGCTCGTCGACTATGCGAGCCTGACGCACGTGCCGGCGTGGCTGGAACGCGGCCTCGCCCGGCCGGCGGTGCAGCGCGGGCTGGAGATCCCGGCCCGGCCCTGA
- the arsC gene encoding arsenate reductase (glutaredoxin) (This arsenate reductase requires both glutathione and glutaredoxin to convert arsenate to arsenite, after which the efflux transporter formed by ArsA and ArsB can extrude the arsenite from the cell, providing resistance.), translating into MSSRQKVTIWHNPACGTSRNVLAMIRAAGIEPEVVLYLKTPPSRTEIAAAVKKAGLTARGAIRDKNEPFEALGLGGPAVSDDALLDAMAEHPVLINRPFVFTPKGVRLCRPKDILLEILPEAAGA; encoded by the coding sequence ATGAGCAGCCGGCAGAAGGTCACCATCTGGCACAATCCCGCCTGCGGCACCTCGCGCAACGTGCTGGCCATGATCCGCGCGGCGGGCATCGAGCCCGAAGTGGTGCTCTACCTGAAGACGCCGCCGTCGCGGACGGAGATCGCGGCGGCGGTGAAGAAAGCCGGCCTCACCGCGCGCGGCGCCATCCGCGACAAGAACGAGCCGTTCGAGGCGCTCGGCCTCGGCGGCCCCGCCGTGTCCGACGACGCGCTCCTCGACGCCATGGCCGAACACCCCGTCCTCATCAACCGGCCGTTCGTCTTCACGCCGAAGGGCGTGCGCCTGTGCCGGCCGAAGGACATCCTGCTGGAGATCCTGCCCGAGGCGGCGGGGGCATAG
- a CDS encoding GntR family transcriptional regulator has product MRQEPEETVTARITRILAERIVAGALAPGEKLRQDHIAEEFGASHVPVREAFRRLEAQGLAVSEPRRGVRVAGFDKAEIREVVEMRAALETLALRHAVPHLTPALLETAATAADAGDASVDMRAWEEANRRFHRLILSPCGMPRLMATIDDLHAASARHLFATSAATFVPRVDREHRAILAALRKGDVETAAATLARHVRRIG; this is encoded by the coding sequence ATGCGGCAAGAGCCTGAAGAGACCGTGACGGCGCGGATCACGCGCATCCTGGCGGAGCGGATCGTCGCCGGCGCGCTGGCGCCGGGCGAGAAGCTGCGGCAGGACCATATCGCCGAGGAGTTCGGCGCCAGCCATGTGCCGGTGCGCGAGGCGTTCCGCCGGCTGGAGGCGCAGGGCCTCGCCGTGAGCGAGCCGCGGCGCGGGGTGAGGGTGGCGGGCTTCGACAAGGCGGAGATCCGCGAAGTGGTGGAGATGCGCGCGGCGCTGGAAACCCTCGCCTTGCGCCATGCGGTGCCGCATCTGACCCCGGCTTTGCTGGAGACGGCCGCCACCGCCGCCGATGCCGGCGACGCGAGCGTGGACATGCGCGCCTGGGAGGAGGCGAACCGCCGCTTCCACCGGCTGATCCTGTCGCCCTGCGGCATGCCCCGCCTCATGGCCACCATCGACGACCTGCACGCGGCGAGCGCCCGCCACCTCTTCGCCACCAGCGCGGCGACCTTCGTGCCGCGGGTGGACCGGGAGCATCGGGCCATCCTCGCCGCCCTGCGCAAGGGCGACGTGGAAACCGCCGCCGCCACCCTCGCCCGCCACGTGCGGCGGATCGGCTGA
- the bioB gene encoding biotin synthase BioB: MLAEPRSPHSEPAPAGDRPRWTRAQAEALYDLPFADLLFQAHTLHRAHFNPNQVQLARLLSVKTGGCPEDCGYCSQSAHYDTGVKASRLMGADEVLAAAADAKASGATRFCMAAAWRAPKARDLDKVCDMIAAVKAMGLETCATLGMLDADQAGRLGAAGLDYYNHNVDTSPDFYGEVITTRTMQDRLDTLGHARQAGLKLCCGGIVGMGEGIADRLDMLVLLANLDAPPESVPLNLWNEVEGVPVAESAQPVDPIAFARLVAVARILMPGSIVRLSAGRSHMSDELQALCFFAGANSIFVGETLLTTANPAEDRDAALFARLGITAAPGGAAHGDA; this comes from the coding sequence ATGCTGGCGGAGCCGCGAAGCCCCCATTCCGAGCCGGCGCCTGCCGGGGATCGGCCCCGCTGGACCCGTGCGCAGGCGGAGGCGCTCTACGACCTGCCGTTCGCCGATCTCCTGTTCCAGGCGCACACGCTCCATCGCGCCCATTTCAACCCCAACCAGGTGCAGCTCGCCCGCCTGCTGAGCGTGAAGACCGGCGGCTGCCCGGAGGATTGCGGCTACTGCTCCCAGAGCGCCCATTACGACACCGGGGTGAAGGCGAGCCGCCTCATGGGCGCCGACGAGGTGCTGGCCGCGGCGGCCGACGCCAAGGCGTCCGGGGCGACGCGCTTCTGCATGGCCGCCGCCTGGCGGGCGCCCAAGGCGCGGGACCTCGACAAGGTGTGCGACATGATCGCGGCGGTGAAGGCCATGGGGCTGGAGACCTGCGCCACGCTGGGCATGCTCGACGCCGACCAGGCCGGTCGCCTCGGCGCCGCCGGCCTCGACTACTACAACCACAACGTGGACACCTCGCCCGACTTCTACGGCGAGGTCATCACCACCCGCACCATGCAGGACCGCCTCGACACCCTTGGCCATGCCCGCCAGGCGGGGCTGAAACTGTGCTGCGGCGGCATTGTCGGCATGGGCGAGGGCATCGCCGACCGGCTCGACATGCTGGTGCTGCTGGCCAATCTCGACGCGCCGCCGGAGAGCGTGCCGCTCAATTTGTGGAACGAGGTGGAGGGTGTGCCGGTGGCTGAGAGCGCGCAGCCGGTGGACCCCATCGCCTTCGCCCGCCTGGTGGCAGTGGCGCGTATCCTTATGCCGGGCAGCATCGTGCGCCTCTCCGCCGGCCGCTCGCACATGAGCGACGAACTGCAGGCCCTGTGCTTCTTCGCCGGGGCCAATTCCATATTCGTGGGCGAGACCCTGCTCACCACCGCCAATCCCGCCGAGGACCGGGATGCTGCCCTGTTCGCCCGCCTCGGCATCACCGCCGCGCCGGGCGGAGCCGCGCATGGGGACGCTTGA
- the bioD gene encoding dethiobiotin synthase translates to MSRGFIITGTDTDVGKTVFAAALAGALDACYFKPVQAGLDGDTDAGTTRRLSGLPAERILPEAYRLALPASPHWAAEAEGVRIDPSALVLPQTERPLIVEGAGGPLVPLDRRTLFADVFARWGLPVIVCARTGLGTISHSLMAIEALRARGIRVHGVAFIGDAAEEAEAIIAEIGGVRRLGRLPRLPVLTADTLRIAFARAFRRADFSLEGPRP, encoded by the coding sequence ATGAGCCGCGGCTTCATCATCACCGGCACCGACACCGACGTGGGCAAGACGGTGTTCGCCGCCGCCCTCGCCGGGGCGCTGGACGCTTGCTATTTCAAGCCGGTTCAGGCGGGCCTCGACGGCGACACCGACGCCGGGACGACGCGCCGTCTCTCCGGCCTGCCGGCGGAGCGGATTTTGCCGGAGGCCTATCGCCTCGCCCTGCCGGCCTCGCCCCATTGGGCGGCCGAGGCGGAAGGGGTGCGCATCGATCCCTCGGCGCTGGTGCTGCCGCAGACCGAGCGGCCATTGATCGTCGAGGGGGCCGGCGGGCCGCTGGTGCCGCTGGACCGGCGCACCCTGTTCGCCGACGTGTTCGCCCGCTGGGGCCTGCCGGTGATCGTGTGCGCGCGCACCGGGCTCGGCACCATCAGCCACTCGCTCATGGCCATCGAGGCGCTGCGCGCGCGGGGCATCCGCGTGCATGGCGTCGCCTTTATCGGTGACGCGGCCGAGGAGGCGGAGGCGATCATCGCCGAGATCGGCGGCGTGCGCCGGCTCGGCCGCCTGCCGCGCCTGCCGGTGCTGACGGCGGACACCCTGCGCATCGCCTTCGCGCGCGCTTTCCGCCGCGCCGATTTCTCCCTAGAGGGCCCCCGGCCATGA
- a CDS encoding adenosylmethionine--8-amino-7-oxononanoate transaminase: MTYAPPTTFAGPSPVWHPFTQHALAPEPPVVVRGRGAWLQTAEGGRILDAISSWWVITHGHCHPRIVAAIRDQAGELDQVIFAGHTHPAAEALGRRLVAMTPPGLDHVFFSDSGSTSVEVALKMAAGFWRNGGTARSRILALEHGYHGDTIGTMSAGERGVYNAAYAPFLFDVTRLPFPEAGREDTTLAALEAACRAAPAALVLEPLVLGAGGMRMYAPWVLKEMAAICARHGVLLIADEVMTGFGRTGTLFACAQAGVVPDILCLSKGLTGGALPLAATLCRRDIFDAHYSTDRARTFFHSSSFTANPVACAAALANLDIWAEEDVAGRVAALGALQEERIAPFRDDARFSGARRLGTIAALDLVVADAGYLAGIGPRLSAFFRERGLLVRPLGNTIYVMPPYCTSAGDLDLVYAAIAAAADLGTAA, from the coding sequence ATGACCTATGCGCCCCCGACCACGTTCGCCGGGCCCTCACCGGTCTGGCACCCCTTCACCCAGCACGCGCTGGCGCCGGAGCCGCCCGTGGTGGTGCGCGGCCGGGGCGCGTGGCTTCAGACGGCGGAGGGCGGGCGCATTCTCGACGCCATCTCGTCCTGGTGGGTCATCACCCACGGCCATTGCCATCCGCGCATCGTCGCCGCGATCCGGGACCAGGCGGGCGAGCTCGACCAGGTGATCTTCGCCGGCCATACCCATCCCGCCGCCGAGGCACTGGGCCGGCGGCTGGTGGCGATGACCCCGCCCGGCCTCGACCACGTCTTCTTCTCCGACAGCGGCTCCACCTCCGTGGAGGTGGCGCTGAAGATGGCGGCGGGGTTCTGGCGCAACGGCGGGACGGCGCGCAGCCGCATCCTGGCGCTGGAGCACGGCTATCACGGCGACACCATCGGCACCATGTCGGCCGGCGAACGGGGCGTCTACAACGCCGCCTATGCGCCCTTCCTGTTCGACGTGACCCGCCTGCCCTTCCCCGAGGCGGGGCGCGAGGACACGACGCTGGCCGCGCTGGAGGCCGCCTGCCGCGCGGCGCCGGCGGCCCTCGTGCTGGAGCCCCTCGTGCTCGGCGCCGGCGGCATGCGCATGTATGCGCCGTGGGTGCTGAAGGAGATGGCGGCCATCTGCGCCCGCCACGGCGTGCTCCTCATCGCCGACGAGGTGATGACCGGCTTCGGCCGCACCGGCACCCTCTTCGCCTGCGCGCAGGCCGGCGTGGTGCCGGATATCCTGTGCCTGTCCAAGGGCCTCACCGGCGGGGCGCTGCCGCTGGCCGCGACCTTGTGCCGGCGGGACATCTTCGATGCGCATTACTCCACCGACCGCGCCCGCACCTTCTTCCATTCCTCCTCGTTCACCGCCAATCCCGTCGCCTGCGCGGCGGCGCTGGCCAACCTGGACATCTGGGCGGAGGAGGACGTGGCCGGGCGCGTGGCCGCCCTCGGCGCGCTGCAGGAGGAGCGCATCGCCCCGTTCCGCGACGATGCGCGCTTTTCCGGCGCGCGGCGGCTCGGCACGATCGCGGCCCTCGACCTCGTGGTGGCGGATGCGGGATACCTCGCCGGCATCGGGCCGCGCCTGTCCGCCTTCTTCCGCGAGCGGGGCCTGCTGGTGCGGCCGCTGGGCAACACGATCTATGTGATGCCGCCCTATTGCACGAGCGCCGGGGATCTCGACCTCGTCTACGCCGCCATCGCCGCCGCCGCCGATCTGGGGACCGCGGCGTGA
- a CDS encoding beta-ketoacyl-ACP synthase III, with amino-acid sequence MSRAGTRIAGHGHHAPDRVVANAEIEGRLGLAAGWIESRTGIRARRYAAAGEAVSDIALPAAEMALEMAHAACGLPRAMIGLTLLATSTPDHLLPPTAPLLAYRLGLPASGAADLTGACAGFLYAYVLAEGFVRASGQAALVVAANILSRRIDPQDASTSALFADAAGAVVIAPADRAGTGLLASRLASDGSGYDLIQIPDSGSRRTGGEERAGVPRMVMRDGRAVFQRAVAMMGDACRHVLDQAGLTPDEVTHFVPHQANGRIVSAVADRLGIAPARTLSTLAEFGNSSAATLPFTLSACAGARGYGEGDVLLMAAAGAGLTGGAALVRL; translated from the coding sequence GTGAGCCGGGCCGGAACGCGCATTGCCGGCCACGGCCACCACGCCCCGGACCGCGTGGTGGCCAATGCCGAGATCGAGGGCCGTCTCGGGCTTGCCGCCGGCTGGATCGAGAGCCGCACCGGCATCCGCGCGCGGCGCTATGCGGCGGCCGGGGAGGCGGTGAGCGATATCGCGCTGCCCGCCGCCGAGATGGCGCTGGAGATGGCGCATGCGGCCTGCGGCCTGCCGCGCGCCATGATCGGCCTCACGCTGCTGGCCACCTCGACGCCCGACCATCTCCTGCCGCCCACCGCGCCGCTCCTCGCTTATCGCCTGGGCCTGCCGGCGAGCGGGGCGGCGGATCTCACCGGTGCCTGCGCCGGCTTCCTCTATGCCTACGTGCTGGCGGAGGGCTTCGTGCGGGCGAGCGGGCAGGCGGCGCTGGTGGTGGCCGCCAACATCCTCTCGCGCCGCATCGATCCTCAGGACGCCTCCACCTCCGCCTTGTTCGCCGATGCGGCGGGGGCGGTGGTGATCGCGCCGGCGGACCGCGCCGGCACCGGCCTTCTCGCCTCCCGCCTCGCCTCGGACGGGTCGGGCTACGATCTCATCCAGATCCCGGACAGCGGGAGCCGGCGGACCGGCGGGGAGGAGAGGGCGGGCGTGCCGCGCATGGTGATGCGCGACGGCCGCGCGGTGTTCCAGCGCGCCGTCGCCATGATGGGCGATGCCTGCCGCCACGTGCTGGACCAGGCCGGCCTCACGCCGGACGAGGTGACCCATTTCGTGCCGCACCAGGCGAACGGGCGCATCGTCTCGGCCGTGGCCGATCGCCTCGGCATCGCTCCGGCGCGGACCTTGTCGACCCTGGCCGAGTTCGGCAATTCCTCGGCCGCCACCCTTCCCTTCACCCTCTCCGCATGCGCCGGGGCGCGGGGCTACGGCGAAGGCGACGTGCTGCTG